ATTTTTTTCTGATAAGTGATTGATGAATTGATGAATCGTTTCTTCTTTTGTCTAATAGAAGCTGAGTGTTGTTGACCAGGAGAAGATCGATAAGCTCATGCTGGAACTTGATGGCACTgagaacaaatgtgtgtgtgtgtgtgtgtgtgtgtgtgtgtgtgtgtgtgtgtgtgtgtgttgaatttTAACAATAGTGAGTGTATCATTAATTGGGTGAGATTCACTCTGTGGTTCAGGCGGTCACATGTTTCTTTTCGATTCTCAGCTAAATTTGGTGCTAACGCTATCCTGGGTGTGTCTCTGGCGGTGTGTAAGGCTGGGGCGGCGGAGAAAGGTGTTCCTCTGTTCCGCCACATTGCTGACCTCGCCGGCCATGCTGATGTCATTCTGCCCGTTCCTGTGAGTCTGTCTCCATGGCAACACCCAATTAAACACTCACATAAGTGTAACTGCTGACCGCTAGTTACCGTACATGTTGCTTCTATAATTAGAGCAACAATATGTGCTTAAAATAACAATCTTACGATTACAGTATTAATATTATCACAATATTATCGAGAATACAATATTACATTTTTGATCTTCCAAAAGCCTTCACTCATCCACTGCCCCCCTCTGTTTGTCTCTCGTTCCCTCCACAGGCGTTTAACGTTATTAACGGTGGCTCTCATGCCGGGAATAAACTGGCCATGCAGGAGTTTATGATTCTTCCTGTCGGGGCAGCGAGCTTCCATGAGGCCATGCGCATCGGCGCTGAGGTTTATCACAACCTGAAGAGCGTCATCAAGGGCAAATACGGAAAAGATGCCACCAATGTAGGGGACGAGGGTGGATTCGCCCCCAACATTCTGGAGAACAATGAGGGTGAGATGAATTTAGACAGAAAGGAATGAATTATTAGGTATTTTTATTCCCTGTACTGGTTCTAGATGTTCTTTCTAGATCTAGTCTGatctttctgtctgtgtgggATCTCCAGCTCTGGAGCTCCTGAAGTCAGCCATTGAGAAAGCCGGCTATACCGATAAGATCATCATCGGCATGGACGTTGCTGCCTCTGAGTTCTACAGGAATGGAAAATATGACCTGGACTTCAAATCCCCCGACGATCCCAAACGCCACATCACCGGAGACCAACTCGGAGATCTGTACAAGAGCTTCATCAAGAATTACCCAGGTCAGTGTGATCAAATGATGAACCTGATGTTTATTGAAATGAAAGCTTTTGTTTATAAGTGTGCTGAATTCTCACACTTTCCTCTGTGATCCAGTTCAGTCCATTGAGGACCCTTTTGACCAGGACGACTGGGAAAACTGGACAAAGTTTACTGGCTCTGTGGACATCCAGATCGTAGGGGACGACCTGACAGTGACGAACCCCAAACGCATTCAGCAGGCTGTGGAGAAGAAAGCCTGCAACTGCCTGCTGCTCAAAGTCAACCAGATCGGCTCAGTCACTGAGTCCATCCAGGCGTaagtttatacacacacacacacacacacacacacacacacacacacacacacacacacacacttatacaacCCCCCCATGCAGCTCCACAATACAGTCTATCCTTACACATAACTCATCAATAGAGCCTATTCTTACATTAACACAGCTCCCTCATGCAGCTCCTCAGTAGGACCTATCCATTCATTAATACAGCCCCCTCATGCAGCGCCTCAATAGGACCTATTTCGTCATTAATAAAGCCCCCTCGTGCAGCTCCTCAGTAGGACCTGTCCATTCATTAATACAGCCCTCTCATGCAGCTCTGCAATAGGGCTTGTAATTACATTAATACAGCCCCTTCATGCAGCTCTACAGTAGGGCCTGTCCACAGCTCTGTTGTATGGCCTATCCTTACTGCCCACTTGTGCAGCTTTATCATTTCATTTGCTAATATAGTCATACAATTTTCTCACGCAGTTCTGCAACAGGACTTATTATAAGGCAGCTCTGCAACTGAGCATATTAATACAGTCTTTCCACGCAGCTCCACAATAGGACTTATCCTTATGTGAACACAGCTCTGTAAGCAATAGGGACTACAAACACGGGGCACTGTGTTAGGGCCAATCTTTATAGTCACTGTGCAGTTCCACAGCAGGGCCTATGAAGACAGAAATACAAACACTTTACAGAACTCCTAATTACATCCCTCTCATGCAGCTCTGCAATAGGACCTATCATTGTGATCCTCTTTTTATAAATTTAATCCACTAATGAATGAACCTTTGAGTTGCagttatcgtgtgtgtgtgtgtgtgtgtgtgtgtgtgtgtgtgtgtgtgtgtgtgtgtgtgtgtgtgcagatgtaAACTGGCTCAGAAAAATGGATGGGGTGTGATGGTTAGCCATCGCTCTGGAGAAACTGAAGATACCTTTATTGCTGATCTGGTGGTTGGACTCTGCACAGGACAGGTacaatcaatctctctctctctctctctctctctctctctctctctcgctttcatcTACATCTTTTATATTAGTTTTACTACTAATAATTCTGTTCTTCTTTGTTTATCCCTGACCTCCCGTCGCCCCTCCTCAGATTAAGACTGGCGCTCCCTGTAGGTCTGAACGTTTGGCTAAATACAACCAGATGATGAGgtcagttttcttttcttttccttccttcattgTGTCTCTCTCATCACTCGTCCTTCACCATCTCTTCACTCTGTCTTTCCCAGAATTGAGGAGCAGTTGGGAGACAAAGCCAAGTTTGCGGGGAAAAATTTCCGCCACCCCAAAGTGAACTGAGCTGCGAGGAGCCGAGTCGCCACCTGTCCCAAACACTCGCATTAAACACTCGCGTTAAACACTTGTTTTCATGAAAGACTTTTTATACTGAGGCTCAGTTTGAGTTGGAGTCCTGCAGTTACACACATTTTAACAGAATGTCAAAGATGTGAAAATTAATAAAAACTTTTCCTGAACAAACGAGTGCTGTTTCATTATTTATTATTTCTTCAGTTCTCTCTGTTTATCTTTTCTCACGTCTCATTTGTTCTTGATTCTTCTCTTCCTTtatttttctcttctcttcttgtTTATTCTCCTTTTCTCCTATGATTTTATTCTATTCTCCTTTGTCCATTTATCTTCTCTTTTTTTGGTCTCTTCTCATTTCTTAACTTCTCtcagtttatttttttctttcctatttcttttttatctttcttttctcttcctctgtcttttTATCTTCCCTCCAtttatcttttctttattttttatttctctttttttctttcagtttaTTCTCTTGCTTGGTCTTTTCCttctcttgctctttctcttCTCTCGGTTCACCTTCTTTTCTAATAACTTTCTCTTTACCTTCAGCTACGCTCTGACGTTTCCCCTGTTTCATTATTAATCCTCATGAGATTACTGAATGTATAATTTGTAAAAAACTCTTTGAAGAACACTGAAAGGAAAATGGTTCTGAAAGGCGTCGGTGGTCAGGAGCCAGTGGCTGTGTGAGTTACTCAGAACTGCCACTGTGCTAATTAATAAAGCTAACCACGTAATTAGCGGCTATCAGTCATCAGTCAGACATTCTTTAGATCAGAACCTCCTGTGGATCAGAAATGAGAGAGAACTGTGTGCCACTTACAGTCTGAGCCCCAGGGGAGTGAAAGACACCACGGGGTTTAACATCACTCCTCTTATTATTACATCCATTTTATTAACTACTTTTCATCTTTTGGCTTTCATTAACGCTCCATTTATTCACCCAAAGTTTGGTTTCTTTCAATAATAATTTAAAGAAGTTAACTCAGACTTTTTTTGTTACCATGTGACTGATTCAGGATTCAATTATTTCACCTTTAACTACTCCATACATTGTGGTTTTTATCAGGCCAGTGgtgtctgtttctgtctgtctgtctgtctgtctgtctgtttgtctctctctctgtctatctgtctgtctgtctgtctctctctggaaCTTCTTTCTCTAATTCTGTACTTTGTTCTGGTCTCATAAAggatcaaacatttttttttcattcatcttGTTCTCCAAGTCACAGTATATCACAAACAAGTCATGAATGATCCAAACATGTGGGCTGTATTCATGTCACATCACGTCACATCACGTCATGTCCCTCAAACCTCTGACTATAAAACCTCACACATTAATCCATTTATTTCCAGATTTttacttcaggtttctccactaATGAGACACtaaaactaatttcaccagattTCCAGATGCAACACTTGATTAAAGTTTAATTCTAATGTTTAGCACTTGTGAGAAACTTCAGTCTTTTTCTCCTCCGTGTCTCAAAGCTGGTGATGATGGCCGGCTTCTTCTTCATTTCTCCTCTTCCTTCTGGATCGCTCTTTTCCTCCATCCTACTCCTCGTCCTCTCCTCCTCAGTGTTGGTTGAATCCAAACCACTGCCTCAAAGCTTCAACTCCAGAGTAAGTAAATCCACTGACGTGAAATTAATTTCAACAAGTAAACGTTTAAACAGAAGtacacaaaaagttcatgttgtgATTTTAGATCATGATAAAACCTTACTTTAAATTACATTATTCACTGAGCACAAATTATTGTAACCTAAATTATGAACTGATAATAATACAGATTCTAAAACATGAAAATGCTGAAATATTGTCATCAGTTACAGCGGAGATGTAATGAATTAAGACTTCATGTTGAATCTATTGATCACTGACGGAGGTGTTTACTCTCTGAGATGAGGTTAAATGAGATTTACAGCACAGTACTGACATCCTGGTGTCCCATGTGAGGAACAACACCTCCACTCTACTCCAATCCCTCTGCAGATCCTCCACAACCTCTCCATGATGGACAAGTGCTCAGGGAGATCTTTACTCCACAGCGAGGGTTCGGCTGAAGCGAGGATGTCATTGGCGAGATACCAGAGGGACTCACTGAATGAAACTGAATCACTGTATGCTATGGAACATGGGGCGGAGCCTATTGGAGGTTGGCCACACCTACTGATAGACTTCATGGGTCAGCAGAACAAGTTTAAAGGAAGAACCAGGAAGAATGTGAGAGGAAGAGGGACACAGGAGAAGCCGGGTGAATGACAGAGGTGCAGATGGGATGGAGAGATGAAGCGAATGAGGTAACTACTGGTCTGTGTGGTGTTCATAATGAATAATACAAAACATATTGTATTTGATATGTGGAGCTTTAACAGAGAGTCTAAAGCTGAACTTTTCCTCTTTCCTGTCCTGTGTTTCTGTCCCAGGTAAAGGCAGGAGCAGGAGCACAAATGAGGTTTCTGTTTCTATACCCAAGAATTTCAGAGAACACGCAGAAACATTTATGAAAATTGAGTCTGATACTGTAGAGAGAAAATAAATGATTATGAGCACACCATTACTGATGTACTCTgtttcaaaaacacacacacacacacacacacacacacacacacacacacacacacacacacacaggttgttaACTTCAGCCGTGTCTGTCTCCTTTGTCTGGTTGTACCTTTAGCTGTTTGTAATTTTTGTATAGAAAAATACAAACCCTCAAACTAAAAAGGGTTAGGGTGAATTAAAAGGGCGAATAAAAAGGGTGAATTAAACCCTCAAACTATAAATTATGAAATATTTTCTTGTGGTATGtagaaatacactcaccggccactttaataggaacttgttgttgattctatgatccctgttcttggctgcaggagtggaacccaacgtgttcttctgctgttgcatgctgagatgcttttctgctcaccacggttgtaaagagtgattatatgagttactacagtggggcaaaaaagtagttagtcagccaccaattgtgcaagttctcccacttaaaaagatgagagaggcctgtaattttcatcataggtatacctcaactatgagagacagaatggggggaaagaatccaggaaatcacattgtaggatttttaatgaattaattggtaaattcctctgtaaaataagtatttggtcacctacaaacaagcaagatttctggctctcacagacctgcaacttcttctttaagagactcctctgtcctccactcgttacctgtattaatggcacctgtttgaactcgttatcggtataaaagacacctgtccacaacctcaaacagtcacactccaaactccactatggccaagaccaaagagctgtcaaaggacaccagaaacaaaattgtagacctgcaccaggctgggaagactgaatctgcaataggtaagcagcttggtgtgaagaaatcaactgtgggagcaattattagaaaatggaagacatacaagaccactgataatctccctcgatctggggctccacgcaagatctcaccccgtggggtcaaaatgatcacaagaacgatgagcaaaaatcccagaaccacacggggggacctagtgaatgacctgcagagagctgggaccaaagtaacaaaggctaccatcagtaacacactacgcggccagggactcaaatcctgcagtgccagatgtgtccccctgcttaagccagtacatgtccaggcccgtctgaagtttgctagagagcatttggatgatccagaagaggattgggagaatgtcatatggtcagatgaaaccaaaatagaactttttggtaaaaactcaacttgtgtttggaggagaaagaatgctgagttgcatccaaagaacaccatacctactgtgaagcatgggggtggaaacatcatgctttggggctgtttttctgcaaagggaccaggacgactgatccgtgtaaaggaaagaatgaatggggccatgtattgtgagattttgagtgaaaacctccttccatcagcaagggcattgaagatgaaacgtggctgggtctttcagcatgacaatgatcccaaacacaccgcccggacaacgaaggagtggcttcgtaagaagcatttcaaggtcctggagtggcctagccagtctccagatctcaaccccatagaaaatctctggagggagttgaaagtccgtgttgcccagcgacagccccaaaacatcactgctctagaggagatctgcatggaggaatgggccaaaataccagcaacagtgtgtgaaaaccttgtgaagacttacagaaaacgtttgatctctgtcattgccaacaaagggtatataacaaagtattgagatgaacttttgttattgaccaaatacttattttccaccataatttgcaaataaattctttaaaattcAGACaaagtgattttctggatttttttttctcatattgtctctcatagttgaagtgtacctatgatgaaaattacaggcctctctcatctttttaagtgggagaacttgcacaattggtgactgactaaatacttttttgccccactgtatagccttcctggcaaaaaagctcgaaccaatctgtccattttcctctgaccctctcttatcaacaaggcgtttgtttccacccaaagAACTGTTGCTCGCTCACtcgctcgcttgctcactcagtgttttttgttttctgcaccattctgtgtaaactctagagactgttgtgtgtgaaaaccccaggagatcagtagtttctgaaatactcaaaccagttcatctggctcaagccaacacccataccacagtgaaagaaagtcacactttgagatcgcaattttttttcccattctgatgtttgaacattgtgaacattaactgaagctcttgatttgtatctgcatgatttgatgcatcgtgctgctctcgagggatcggctgattagagaactgcaggaaACGGCAGGTGGCtgcggggtgttcctaataaagtggtcgatGAATATATCTAAGAAAGGTGTGAATTATTACATCTGGAAATTTCATGCAAATGATCTCATAAGACTGGCGTAAAATTTTCCATCAATTTCCCTCCTACCAGCCAAATTTAAAACCTATCAGCCAGTCAGGTTCATGAAGGATAACACGAGACACTTGAACCCATCCAACTACATCCTCCTGAAGATCACACTCAGAGGAGAGAGagctgtctgccctcttccacatacacatGAGGATCTCACAGATGCACACGATTGGCAGGGGACAGAGAgttgtggcaaaatacattcTGCCCCTCAGACTTAACGTTTTCCCCTGTGACTGTCACCTTTAAAAGCACACTAACACGACACAGCACTCACCTCATTAACATTGTTTCATCACACAACACACAACACCTGCGAACGCTGATTGGGGGAGTGGCCACGTGTGATTGACGAAGTGCTTACTTTTAAATGTCACTATGCTGCATCCGTAGCTAGGGAGGGAGTGTAGCGCAGCAGAGCAATGCAGAGCTCCGTTTGGTTCCTGTGCGAGCGTGAAGGTGCGATTCTGGAGTAGAAGCTAAACCGAGTGGAACACTTGTACATTGTTGCTGATGACGGAATTTGCGGCGGAGATTTGCAAGCCGACCCAAGCAAGATTTCCATGACAGAGGAACATCGCAAGCCACAGGTGAGAGGGGCTAATAGCTACTTCAAGACGATGCGGGAAGCGGATGGCTAAGGTCTGTTGAAGCTTCGGATCCAGGACAGTCCAGTTTACACAGCCAGCTCCAGAACTGTGAGTTAAATCCACCCGCCCCTTGCTGCTCGTTTACCAAGCACTACGGGAACTacaaatgctctctctctctccacacacgctaacattcacaaacatacaagcccaaacacacacccacacacatgagCACTGGGTTTAcacgacatttttttttaatttttcatgccCCTTTCGCTGTATTGGAAGCATAAGGTCATTTTGGAGTTGTATTGAtgccattatttttttttgtgtgtgaataaGTAAACAGAATATGCACGTTTAAAACCTACTTCttgttattgttttattattgctgGCGGTGGTTACTCTTAGTTAAGTGGCAGGATTTTGGGCCTGCTTGGCACCCGAACTAAAATTATACTTGAACCTTGGGTAGCACCGTTACAGAATTGGCACCCGAACAGGGACTTGAACTGTAATTAATGGGACTTGAACTGCTTAGTGACTGCtccttggactttttggacttgtgggacactttaaaaaaaaaaaaaaactactgttgaattgagCGCTGTATTGATGGTGGTGTGTATGCTATGCTGTGCCATCACTGCTATGCTGTGTTATCACTGATACTGTGCTGATATTGGTGTTTTGAACCTGTGCTCAGGTCTGTGTTGAATTTTTATCACACTGCTGAATTTTCTTTGTATGATAATTGCCTGGGTATTTCCCTATTGTGTTTACATGTCTCTTTGGTAGCTGTGTAACTTGTTACTTTTCAAGTGGGGTACATTTTGCTAcaaacatacagacacacaaaaaacacaaacattTCAAACATCATTTTTCACATCATTTAATAATCAATAACACAACCTTTAGTGCATGGTGAGCTGTCTAAAGCCGCTATGTCAGAACGGGAGAGCCACATAGACATCCCCACGTCTCCTGAGACACAAACCTCACCACCTGACATAAGCACACCTCAAATTGAGCATCGGGTGTTCCTCCATCCTCCTTGGCATAGCGATGCCTCTTTCATTCTTACTAGCCCTGGACTTCTTGGTACTGCTACTGCAGACCAGCTGTCTACTGTGTCTACAGCGCCCCCTTCATTGACCGCTGAGCCGTCCAACCTGCTAACAGCTGCGCTACAGACTACTGGTTCAGACTACACTCAGGCCGCAGCTGCCTCTCCATTAGATATGGATTTGGACACTTCTCCATCATGGTCTTCAGACACCTCAGTGCAGCGTGACTTGCCTACAGAGCTCCCAACGCCAGCATGAAAGCTCGGCGCACTGGCGCTAAAAACTCCTGACAACTGGGCCCTGATATTTCAGAAACTGGAACAACAGGACGCTCAACTCGGTAAGGTCACTAAACTAGTAGCCAGGAGCCGCTTTCACTTGGAGGCCAAGTTGGAGGTAGTGTCTGAAATGGCAAAAACAGAATTCACAAAACTCAGTGCAGCACTCACAGCTAGTACACAGAAAACAGAGAATGAATGGGATAAGTTGCTGAAGGCCATTAAAACCATTATCACAGAAGAAGTTAAAAACCAAAGTATTACACAACTGGAAGAAATCCGCTTCATGGTCGAACAGTTACAGGCCGAGGTACAGCAGGAGATCTTGTCCCAGAGGAGGGCTGTTGCAGCAGACTGTGGACACCGGTCACAGAATATGGACAGCTGTGTTAGAATTACCAACCAGATAAACACATCTTTAGGACATCTACCAGCACACATAACAAAAGAGTACAACATACTTACCAACAAGATAACAGAGTTAGAGAAAAAATTTGAGCAACACGTCTCAACCACATCTCCTCTTACTGGCATGAGGCCATCAGTAACCCCACACACTACAGCTACAGCCACTCCAGCTTCACTGCCCAGCCTTTCCAGCTTCATGCCCACAACGCCACCTACTGGAACAAGGTCTGGTCATCTAAAAGTTCTAAAACTGTCATTTCCTACCTTTGGCAAGGCAAGCGATGATCCAGACCCTGTCCTTTACCTCTCTAAGTGCCGTGACTTTCTAGCCATtcaccctctgtctgacgcagagATTCTGGCTACCTTCCGAACTATCCTGCATGGCACAGCCAGAGATTGGTGAGAGATTGCCATGACTGAGGTCCTTACCTGGGCCCAGTTCCAGAAAAAGTTTCTGTCAGCGTTCCTGTCTGATGATTACAAAGAGGAGCTCACGGACTGAGTACGAAACCGACGGCAGAAAGAAAACGAGTCCATCCATGATTTTGCCTTCTCTCACCATGCCCTTTGTAAACAATGGAAACCCACTATGACTGAGGCTGAGATAGTGAAGCTCATTCTAAAAAATGTCAAACCACAGCTGGCTACCTACCTACGGGGTCGGGCTCAGAATGTTGAAGAATTGGTGAAGCTCAGCCATCAGCTGGAAAAAGACTTAGAACAACAGTCCTTGTATGAAACACAGCATGGTACGCATGACAAAAGTGCACAGAGGGCGAAAAACACTCCCAAATCTACAgacttggacacgccttctattaTGTGCTGGCACTGTAAAGGTCAACATCCCTCTGGCTCTTGCCCTCAATACCAACCATCTCCTGGAGGCCGTCAGTCCACACAACACCGTCCCAAGAACACGTCTCGACCATCTAAGCCAGCACAGCAGGGCAATGGCAACATCAACCCTACCACTACAAAGAGTTCGAAGAACCAGATCAAAGGTATGTCTACCACAACACCGGGAAGCACCTTCAATATTCCCCGGCAGCTGGTAGTCACAGTCAACATCGGACCTTGGAATGGCAGGGCTATCAGTGATACTGGGGCAAGCTACACACTCATCCACGAACAGGTCTGGAAGGCTCTCAAAAGGCCCAAGGAAGACCTGGAGCCTTGGACAAGCGGACCTCTCTTCCTCGCTAATGGAGAGACTGAGACGCCCCTTGGAAAGGCTGAAGTAACCGTCAACTTGGGTGAGGTTTCATGCACATATGAGGTGGCAGTCCTGTCCCCAAAAGCTTTGGGCTACAAAGCAGTTCTTGGCCTCGATTACTTATTTCACAGCGGACTGCAAATCCATGCAGCTGACTGTCAGTACAGTTTCAAGGGGAGACCAGAGATATATCTGTTCCAGCAGAATGATGAACAAACCACACTGCACCACTCGGGGCTACTCTTATGTCTTGCATACCCCCTCCTTGCTTGCCCCCACAGCCTGTGGCACTCACCGCTCAAGACTACATTGATCTTGCAGTAGAGAATGCTGAGGTGAAAGAGTGGGAAAAGGCTGGTCTTAGACAGCTTCTGGAGTCCAAACCAGATCTATGTTCTTTGAAGCCAGGAAGGACTGACGTGTTAAAGCACCACATCCATACCATCAGTGAAGTGCCGATCAAGCAAAAACCCTACAGGATGTCTGCGCAAAAATGTCAAGTCGTGGAGCAGCATCTGAAGGACATGCTTGATCAAGGTGTGATCGAACCATCTTACTCCGGGTGGACCTCACCAGTCGTCCTTGTCCCAAAGAAATGTGGAACACTTAGGTTCTGTGTTGATTACAGAAAGTTAAATGCAGTCACAGAAACCGACGCATACCCACTGCCCAACATCAATGAACTACTAGAGTCACTTGCCGGCTCCACTGTCTTCTCCACTCTAGACCTAAACAGTGGCTATTGGCAGGTCACCATGGACACCGCAAGTGTGGCCAAGACAGCTTTTGTGACCCACATGGGCACTTTCCAGTTCAGAGTCATGCCTTTTGGACTCAAAAATGCTCCAGCCAGTTTCCAATGCttaatggatctggtgttggctgAGCTTAAAGTAAAAGTGTTTCTAGTGTACctagatgatattgtgatctacTCACCGTCCATCCAACGTCATTTCCAAGACCTTCATGCCGTTCTGGAAAAGCTTCAAGCAGCAGGACTCACCTTGAACCTGAAAAAGTCCAAGTTCTGCATGAAGGAGATTAAGTACCTGGGCCATGTCATCTCTGCCCAAGGAACCACTGCAGACCCCATGAAGGTGGAGGCCATCAAGGCTTACCCGGCTCCAACAATGATCAAGGAGGTGCAGAGATTCCTTGGCCTTGCAGGATGGTACCACCGGTTTGTACCTGGATTCTCTCAAATTGCAGAAGCACTCAACACTCTCAAGAAGAAAGGTCGTGTCTTCCAGTGGGATGAGAAGGGTGAGAAAGCTTTTCAAACCTTAAAAGGCCACCTTACGTCTCCTCCTGTCCTTGGTCATCCTGACCTAGAACTTCCTTTCTTCGTCTACACAGACGACAGTGACTTGGGGCTTGGTGCCATCTTGGCACAAAAGAAGGGGATCGGCCATGAAGAGGTCATTGCTTTCGCAAGCAGAAGTTTAAACAAGGCTGAAAGGAACTACTCCGCGATGGAGAAGGAATGTCTCACGGTCGTCTGGGCGCTGGAAAAATGGCAGCACTATCTGGAACCCAAACTGTTCACAGTAGTGACTGACCATGCCTCCTTGCAGTGGGTATTCAGCAGCACCAAGACCTCCAGTCGTCTCCTCCATTGGGCCCTTCGCCTTCAGAAGTTCAACTTTATCATTGAATACTGCAAAGGGAAACTCAATGTAGCAATGTACGCCCTTTCTCGATGTCCTGTGGGGCCTTCGTGCATGTTGGCTGTGAGCCAAAAGGAACCACAAGATTTTCCCTTCTCCACCATGACCTTGTGGGAGGAACAGCACAAAGATCCCCAGATAGAGAAACTCATGAAAGATCTGGCTGAAGGCTGTGAAGACGTCGGAGAGAACTACGCCGTGGTTGATCTGCTTTACAGAATGATCAAGCTGGATGATGATGACAAGAAGCATCACTTTCGTGTGTGGATACCAAAGACACTAATACCTCCACTCCTGGCAGCATACCATGACTCCCCCTGGTGTGGACACCAAGGTATGTTCAAGACCTACAAACGTATTCACAACGTGGCTTTCTGGCCTAAGATGTGGGACGAAGTGCGGAGCTATGTTTGTGCCTGTACAGTTTGCCAGACACGCAAAGGAGACAACCAGAAGCCATGTGGGAAACTCCAACAAACCACTGTGAGCTATCCCAATGAGATGCTTGGAGTTGACCTCATGGGACCTCTACCCCGCAGTCCGGACAGACATGAATATCTACTTGTCCTCGTCGATTATTACACCCGTTGGGTAGA
Above is a window of Neoarius graeffei isolate fNeoGra1 chromosome 28, fNeoGra1.pri, whole genome shotgun sequence DNA encoding:
- the LOC132875802 gene encoding beta-enolase, whose product is MSIVKIHAREILDSRGNPTVEVDLYTAKGRFRAAVPSGASTGVHEALELRDGDKTRYLGKGVIKAVDHVNKDIAPKLLEKKLSVVDQEKIDKLMLELDGTENKSKFGANAILGVSLAVCKAGAAEKGVPLFRHIADLAGHADVILPVPAFNVINGGSHAGNKLAMQEFMILPVGAASFHEAMRIGAEVYHNLKSVIKGKYGKDATNVGDEGGFAPNILENNEALELLKSAIEKAGYTDKIIIGMDVAASEFYRNGKYDLDFKSPDDPKRHITGDQLGDLYKSFIKNYPVQSIEDPFDQDDWENWTKFTGSVDIQIVGDDLTVTNPKRIQQAVEKKACNCLLLKVNQIGSVTESIQACKLAQKNGWGVMVSHRSGETEDTFIADLVVGLCTGQIKTGAPCRSERLAKYNQMMRIEEQLGDKAKFAGKNFRHPKVN